From a single Phycisphaerales bacterium genomic region:
- a CDS encoding ABC transporter permease — MPEAPDNPTALLALEHRERSGWRAWITSSSATALLALCFVLLIGVIFSGDGAFYKWNTHRDALRQASVYGMLACGMTFVIITAGIDLSVGSVLALVAVAFSILSIHWSWSPWLAVPACLALGAACGAASGGIIARLRIQPFIVTLAMMVFARGLAKSISGGRKVSTAMQLPDGSWTAADVPHVFRTIDSRLLGDNVSVVSLIFLACVLVSWIILSRLRWGRYLYAIGGNEEAARLSGVPVTMMKVLAYALAGVFSAVAGLCQAAQEQQGDPEAGIGYELTAIAIVVIGGTNLMGGRGGIGLTLLGTLTIGYLDKILSINAVPEASRLMLTGVIVIVAVLLQRRTD; from the coding sequence ATGCCTGAAGCGCCGGACAACCCGACTGCGCTGCTCGCGCTCGAACATCGCGAGCGGTCCGGCTGGCGCGCCTGGATCACCAGTTCCTCGGCGACGGCATTGCTCGCCCTGTGTTTTGTCCTGCTCATCGGCGTCATCTTCTCGGGCGACGGCGCTTTCTACAAGTGGAACACGCATCGCGATGCGCTGCGCCAGGCGTCGGTCTACGGCATGCTCGCGTGCGGCATGACGTTCGTCATTATCACGGCCGGGATCGATCTCTCGGTGGGCAGCGTGCTGGCGCTGGTCGCCGTGGCCTTTTCGATTCTGAGCATTCACTGGTCGTGGTCGCCCTGGCTGGCCGTTCCGGCGTGTCTGGCGCTGGGCGCTGCATGTGGCGCCGCTTCAGGCGGCATCATCGCGCGGCTGCGCATTCAGCCGTTCATCGTTACGCTGGCGATGATGGTCTTTGCGCGCGGGCTGGCCAAGAGCATCAGCGGCGGCAGAAAGGTTTCGACGGCGATGCAACTGCCCGACGGCTCCTGGACCGCCGCCGACGTGCCGCACGTGTTTCGGACCATCGACTCGCGCCTGCTGGGCGACAATGTCTCCGTCGTCAGCCTGATCTTCCTCGCGTGCGTGCTCGTCTCGTGGATCATCCTGTCGCGCCTGCGCTGGGGGCGCTATCTCTACGCCATCGGCGGCAATGAGGAAGCAGCGCGGCTCTCGGGCGTGCCGGTCACCATGATGAAAGTCCTCGCCTACGCGCTGGCGGGAGTCTTCTCGGCCGTCGCCGGCCTGTGCCAGGCGGCGCAGGAGCAGCAGGGCGACCCGGAGGCGGGCATCGGCTATGAACTCACCGCCATCGCCATCGTCGTCATCGGCGGCACCAATCTGATGGGCGGTCGCGGCGGGATCGGCCTGACCCTGCTGGGCACGCTCACGATCGGCTATCTCGATAAGATCCTCAGCATCAACGCCGTCCCCGAGGCCAGCCGGCTGATGCTCACCGGCGTCATCGTCATCGTCGCCGTACTTCTCCAGCGGCGCACAGATTAG
- a CDS encoding substrate-binding domain-containing protein — protein MKHAAFLRLLVSLLLIAPAAAGCKRSTPTSSSGGASSGAGASYTIGMSQCNLGEPWRVQMNDDVRKAAEAHTELKMIFKDAQNDTLKQRAHVEEFVSAGVDLIIISPKEAQPLTEPVAKAVQAGIPVIVLDRRVIGDEYTCFIGADNKLIGRKAGEWIVQTLGGKGNVVELKGLMTSTPGQDRHSGFREAIKGSEINIIFEADMKWLEPDARKEMESALSRFDNIDLVYAHNDPGAHGAYLAAQAAGRADKIKFVGIDALPQEGVVYVKQGILAATFQYPTGGAEAIDMALKILQGETVPKEITLGSRVFTSENVETGGDPI, from the coding sequence ATGAAACACGCTGCGTTCCTCAGATTGCTCGTTTCGCTGCTGCTGATCGCGCCGGCTGCGGCGGGCTGCAAGCGCTCGACGCCGACCTCCTCCAGCGGCGGCGCCTCATCCGGCGCCGGGGCCTCGTACACCATCGGCATGAGCCAGTGCAATCTCGGCGAACCGTGGCGCGTGCAGATGAATGATGATGTCCGCAAAGCTGCTGAGGCGCACACGGAACTCAAGATGATCTTCAAGGACGCACAGAACGACACCCTCAAGCAGCGCGCTCACGTTGAAGAGTTCGTCAGCGCCGGCGTCGATCTCATCATCATCAGCCCCAAGGAGGCCCAGCCGCTCACCGAGCCCGTCGCCAAGGCGGTGCAGGCCGGCATTCCTGTTATCGTGCTCGACCGACGCGTGATCGGTGATGAATACACCTGCTTCATCGGCGCCGACAACAAACTCATCGGCCGCAAGGCCGGCGAGTGGATCGTCCAGACCCTCGGCGGCAAGGGCAACGTCGTCGAACTCAAAGGCCTCATGACCTCCACACCCGGCCAGGATCGTCACTCCGGTTTCCGCGAAGCCATCAAGGGCAGCGAGATCAACATCATCTTCGAAGCCGACATGAAATGGCTCGAACCCGATGCGCGCAAGGAGATGGAGTCGGCCCTGTCACGCTTCGACAACATCGATCTCGTCTACGCCCACAATGACCCGGGAGCCCACGGCGCGTATCTCGCCGCCCAGGCCGCGGGTCGCGCAGACAAGATCAAGTTCGTCGGCATTGATGCGCTGCCGCAGGAAGGCGTCGTCTATGTGAAGCAAGGCATCCTCGCCGCCACGTTCCAGTATCCGACCGGCGGCGCTGAAGCGATCGACATGGCCCTCAAGATCCTGCAGGGCGAAACCGTGCCGAAAGAAATCACGCTGGGCTCGCGCGTCTTCACCAGCGAAAACGTCGAAACCGGCGGCGATCCGATTTGA